The Methanohalophilus portucalensis DNA window TTCTCCCATAACTTTCCGTCTTCTTAACCACGGTTTTGAAAAAGGGATTTTAATGTATCAGTACGAGTTTGCCAGAAGAATGGTAGAAGTACCTGGCTCTAAGAATTATGGTCGCCTTTCAGTGGATACACAGTATTTTGCTGATGTCAGACTCCTTCGCAAAATTTCTCCCTCTGCTTTCACTCCTGCTCCAAAAGTCTGGTCCGCAGTAGTCGAAGTGGTACCCCGGCCATCGGTTTTTGAGGTGAAGGATGAACAACTATTTTTTAGGGTTGTTGAAGCTGCATTTGGCCAGAGGCGCAAGAAAATGAAAAATGCTCTTACGAAATTCAATCCGCCTCTGGCAGACCGGGAAGCCATTCTTCGTTTAATTCCTGAAGATTTCCTGGGAAAACGGGCCGAACAGCTTTTCCCTGAAGATTTTGCAACTATATCCAATATTATCTATGAAGTAAGGGATAACTAATGGCTCTCATCTCATATCGCAATGCTTATGTTAACATTGGAAAAGATGTGTACGAACCTGCGGAAGATTCTTTCCTGCTTGCAGATGTTGCGGTAGACCGTATTAGTGATGGTATGAATGTGCTGGAAATGGGTGTGGGGAGTGGCTTTGTTTCTGCAGTGGTTGCCGCTAATAAGAATGTAGAACCCGTAGGTTGTGACATAAACCCTGATGCTCTTGAATGCGCATATGAGAACGGAATTCAGGTTTTCCGCAGTAATCTTTTCGCAGGGCTCAGGAAAAAAGCATATTTTGATGTTATACTGTTCAATCCTCCCTATCTACCAACCTCCGAAGACGAAAAGTTAGAGGGTTGGCTCAATTATGCTTTTGATGGAGGAGTTGAGGGAAGGGATACTATAGCAACCTTTTTTGCTGAAGTATCTGGCTATCTCAAACCCGGTGGAAGTGTTCTGTTATTCATTTCTTCCCTTACAGGTAAAGGGGAAGTATTTGATATTATGGAGCAAGAGATGTTTACTGGCTATGTGGTAGCTGAGACCCGGTCTTTTTTTGAAAAATTGATGGTTATTGAATGTACACACAACCGCTGAAATACAGGTGTATTTTCAGTAGTTCATTATGCTTAAAAGGAAAAACCACCTTTTATTACTTCAAAGCAAAACGAAAGGTTTATCGTTGTGCAGGTTGACGGTATTGTTGCGTAAGAGAAATTAAAAAAGTTAATCTTAAATTGAATATAATAGTTTTATATTTAAAAATTGCCAGAGGGTTACAAATGAAATACAGTCTTGGTATAGATGCCGGTGGAACATATACAGATGCCGTAATCCTGCGGGATTCGGATGGGAAGATTATTGATCATGGAAAGGCCCGCACGACCTATCCTGATTTGCTGGATGGAATTCAGGAAGTACTTGACGGCCTGGATCAGTCATTTCTGGAAAAAGTATCTCTGGTATCGGTCTCTACTACTCTTGCAACCAACACTATTCTGGAAGGTACAGGTTATCCGGTAGCTCTTATCATGATAGGGGAAGAGGTTCCAAACGATTCATCAATAAAGTATTCAATATCTGTACAGGGCGGCCATTCTTCCGGAGGGAACGAAAAGTATCCCCTTGACCTGGATTCTATAAAAGAATTTGTAGGAGAAGTTCAGGATAAGGTCTCGGCATTTGCAGTTTCATCCTATTTTAGTGTAAGAAACCCGGATCATGAATTGAAGGCAAGGGAAGTTATAGATGAAATGACCGGTTTGCCTGTGATCTGTGGCCATGAACTTTCCCAGTCCCTGGGAGCATATGAAAGAGGTGTTACAGCCTATCTAAACGCCCAGCTTTTGCCCATATCGACCCGGTTTATGGAAACAGTTGCATCTGAGATAGATCGAAGAGGAATAGATGCAAAACTTATGATGCTCAAATGTGATGGTTCTATAGTGGGTATGAAAGAAGCTCTCAAACACCCGATCGAATCAATATTTACCGGTCCTGCAGCAAGCCTTGTTGGTGCTTCATATCTTGCCAAAAGCAAAGATTGCCTGGTCATTGATGTCGGTGGTACAAGTACCGATGTAGCGATGGTTATTGATAATCTCCCTGAAATAACAGATGAAGGGGCAACTGTTGGGGGTTGGCCAACCAAGGTGGAAGCCATTAGAATGGAAACCTCTGCAATGGGTGGGGACAGTCATGTGTGGGTAAAGAATCATAATGTTTTCATAGGTCCACGCCGGGTCGTTCCTCTCTGTGTGGCTGCCAGTAAATATCCGGAAATCACTACAAAACTCAAGAAAGGGCAGAGTATACTGAAAAGCCAGCTAGGGGAAAACATCCAGCCCACAAAATTCTTCATCAGAACCAAACAGGAACCCATTGAACTTACAGAGCGCGAAGAAGATCTTCTTTCCCGCATAAAGGATGAACCCCTGACAGTTAGTGACATCTACTGGGACAGTAAAGCATTGCCATCGCCTATGATCATGGCAAGCCTGATCCAGAAACGTCTGGTGCAGGCCATAGGTTTCACTCCTACGGATGCTCTTCATGTTCTTGGAGAATATGATGAGTGGGATAGTGAAGCTTCCAGAGTCGGCGCAGAAATACTTGGGTACTTCGCAGATCTGGATGCTGATGAAATTGCCGGTAAAGTTAAAGATGAAGTTGCAAAGAATATGGCACAGAACCTTCTTTCATATGTCTTTAATGATCTCGAGGATTCACAGATCAATAAAGTTGTCCGTGGCAATCATTATGGTGGATTTCATGTAGATGTTCCCGTGGTACTGCTTGGGGGTCCTGTACAGGCCTATGTAAATGATATGCAAAAATTAGTAGATGCGGAAATTATCCTGCCTGAATATGCCGAGGTGGGTAATGCGGTAGGAGCCCTTGCAGGTAAGGGAATAAAACGCATTGAAGTGCTGATTCGTCCGAATTTCGGTGAATCAAAATATAACCTGCGCCCGTCTTCAGTATCATTGTTCTATCCCGGCGGGAATGAAACTTTCAAATCCCATGAAGAAGCTGTGCAGGCTGCCCGTGAGATCGGCCATAGGTTGATAATGGAGTACATGCATGAAGCCGAACTGGACGAAGGTGAAATAACTATAGATGTTGACCGCAAGGATGTTCAGGTGCATGGGGTCGGTATTCCAATGGAAACAAGGTTTACTTTCCTGGGTGTCGGGGACATCAAAATGGAGAAGAAGGATATAAGGATATAATTTTCTTTTTTTTCTTCCCTTGATCAATTTTAAATAAAAGGTAGCTTTATTTCCATCTATGCTGGAATTTAGAAAACAAGAGCCTTACAGTCTGCGTACCCGGCCCGATATTGTAGAATCTGAATATGATTTTCGACAAAATCTGGACATTTCGGATGTAAATGGTGTATTGTTCAATGTTCTGGCTTCCCGCAATTCATCCACTCTTGCAGAATATGATGCAGTCTGGTGGAGGGAAAACAGGGTCTGTTTTCTGGAATATAAAGATTCAACTGCTGCCTATCGGCGTATGAATGCAAAAAGGGCACAACAGGTTCAGGATACATCCAGGAACCTGGCTCGTACATATGGTTTCCTGGAATTCAATTATTCACTTGTAGTTAAAGGACTGGAGGCAAAGACTACAAAGGGAAGTGTTGCAGTAATCCCTCTTGAAGATTTGTCTTCATACAGCCCGGAATTTACTTCTTCTCATGTTGAACTCGATTTTATTGACAAGTTGACGGATAAATACAGCAGGGAGCAAAATCCCGTAGAATTAGAGCGGGATACAATTATTGCTGATATTAGTAAACTTAAAGAAATGTTTGAACAGCAACTCTGATAAAAGGAGATATTTTTCATGACTGTAACAGGATATGGGCAAGCTTTGGGTGCAGGTACCATCCTCAATGCAATTTCTACCTGGAAAGGTGCAGCTTTTGGATTGGACCTCAAGACATTTGCCAGGGTTGAATTATCACAGGGCGATGGTCCTATAGAAGGCATCATTGAAGAAAATGGGGATATGGATACCACTCTGATCGAGAATGCAGTTGGTATAACTCTTGACCTGTTTAATTTGAAAATGCAGGGCACGGTACAAACAAGAAGTGAAATTCCCCATGCTAGCGGACTAAAAAGTAGTAGTGCTGCGGCTAACGCTGTTATTATTGCTACTCTGGATGCCATAAAAGAATCAATGGAACCTCTGGAGATGGTAAAATTAGGGGTCCAAGCAGCTAAAAAATCCGGAGTGACAATCACAGGGGCTTTCGATGATGCCTGTGCATCTTTCTTTGGTGGTGTGGTAGTAACTGATAACAAAGAAGATATTCTTTTCAACCGCATCAAGAAAAACAGTGAAGTACTTGTTTTTGTTCCTCCTCAAAAGGCATATAGTTCGGAGACTGACGTGGCAGGATCAAAATTAATTGGACCCTGGATAGACATGGCTTATGACCTTGTAATCCATCGGGAATTTGAGAAAGCAATGACATTAAATGGTTTTCTTTATTGTGGTGCTTTGGGTTTTGATACAAAACCAATGATGGTAGCCCTTGAAAGTGGTATTGAAGGCGTCACCCTTTCTGGTACCGGACCTGCATATGTGGCAATGGGGGATAGCTCCGATCTGGACAAACTTGCAAAGGCCTGGGAGAAGCGTATTACAGGCGGAAATGTGATAAGGACGAAGATCAATAATGAAGGAGCAATTTAAACCAGGTAATTGTTGGTTTTTATGACAATCGAAAATGTAAGACAGGAGATCGAGAATATTGATAGGGAACTGGTGGAACTCATTGCAAAAAGAGTTGAATTTGCAGATGATATCTTAAAATACAAACACCAGGCCAATCTTCCTATCAATGACGACACGCAAAATAATGTGGTAATAGATAGAGCTGTTTCTATTGCTACTGAAAGAGGTCTAGACTCCACTGTGGTAAAACAGATTTTCAATCTCCTTATACAGATGAATATAGAAAGGCAACATGAATTAAGCGGTGAAGGTAATCTTCCTTAAAAAGAGGTACAAAAATGGTAGATATTGCAATAGTAATGGGATCTGAATCGGACCGGGCAATTTCGAATCGTGTAACCAATGTATTGGACAACACAGATTACAGTTATGATGTACAGGTAATTTCCGCCCACCGAAATCCCGATGAACTGGATGAATATATAAGTACTGACGAGGCTTTCGTTTACATTGCGATAGCCGGACTTTCTGCCGCACTTCCCGGCGTGATAGCATCAAAGACTGGCAAGCCTGTTATCGGGGTGCCTGTGGGTGCCAAGCTTGGGGGACTGGATGCATTATTGTCCACAGCACAGATGCCACCGGGTGTACCGGTTGCGACTGTTGGTATTGATAATGGTGCAAATGCTGCTCATATGGCAATCCGTATCCTGAAACTCAAAGGAGAATGAATTTTCATTCTTCTTCTATACAGATATCAAAACAACAGTGTTCGTCCCCATTACCCATTGTTTTATTTACGATAACTTCGCCGTCGGTGACTCCGTTAACCATCTTTGAGAAAACTCCGGTGGTGAGGTTGCACATTATGGGATTTATTTTACTTTCTTCTCCCCATGGGCACTTGTGTGCTTTTATGATTGCACACCCATTTTTGTCACTGTCACCGTCCACAAAATAACTGGCTCCCAGTTGATTCATGGCCTCACAGCAAATTCGGGCTACATCTTGTGGATCTGTAGTTTCCCTCTCACAACCAGTGCATGAACTACGTACAATATCTTCCACCATGTCAACCATTTGACGAATGATTATTTTCTTCTGTTCGGGTGGGGCACCACTTAGTAGTGAGGGAATAATTGATGTCAAAACCTTTCGAATGCGGTTTTGCATTTTAAGATGCTCTTTTTCAGCCACCAGCTCATCATGGAGGCTTTTGATACGCAACAGTGACTTTACACGGGTTAGAAGCTCCACCCGATTTACAGGTTTTGTAAGAAAATCATCTGCACCAACTTCAATACCTTTAATACGGTCTTCTTTTTCAGATAGTGCAGTTACCATAATGATCGGGATATGACGTGTACTCTCTGACTCTTTTAAACTTTTAGCAACATCATAGCCACTCATACCCGGCATCATAATGTCCAGAAGAATAAGGTCAATGTCTTTTTCTTTCACTTTTTGGAGACATTCTTCTCCACTTTCAGCCAGAGTAAGTTCGTATAAGTGGGAAAGGTATGCTTCCATTAAATCAAGATTTTGTGGTTCGTCATCCACTATGAGTATTTTAGGTGTGATTTCGCTTTCCATATTTCCTGTGTTATGGTTGGGATACTTGATTAATAAGTCTTTTTAACAAAAAGTGCTATCAATTGTCTTTCTTGCCTTTTATGTCTATGCCTTTTGATGTAATATCAAACGGAACAGGGTCAAGAGAAATGGCTGTATTTCTCATTTTTGGTATGAAAATAAAACGTTCCATTTTCCCTGTATAGGGATTTTCCTTAACCAATAACTTGATGTTTCCAAAAGTCGAGTAATCTGCAACTTCATGGGTCATTTGGTGCGCAGCTTCATCCATCACAAAAAGTGTTGTAACATCCTTTTGTGAAAGTAAAAGATTCAATGTATCAAACTGATCACGAAATTCACGTGGTGTTAAACCAATTGCGAAAACTCCGATATTGTCCATTACTATTACTTCGGCATCATAAGGTATCAGTTCAGGCATGTTTATGAGGTCAACCTGTTTAAAACTCAACCCATCTATCATTTCAGCAGCCTTAGTTACGCTCCGACTTCTCATTTCCAGTATTTTTACAACTTCAAGTAAACCATTTTTTATATATTCCTCAAAAGGAAATCCAAACATCTTTGCCTGTTCAGTAATATCTTCTTCGGTCTCTTCTGTTGCCATTATTACAGATTTTTTTCCATCTGTACATGCCTGGTTTATTGCGTGCATTGCAAAAATAGTTTTACCTGATCCCGGGGCACCGGTGATGAGAATTCCTTTTTTCCCTGGATATCCATCACCAACTTTTTTGTCCAGACCCTGAATTCCTGTAGATAGCCTTTCCATTGGTACACCGTTGATTACTATGCAAGTCTTTATATATAGAATGTTTCTTCCCTTTAACAAATTTATTGCATGTTATGTTTATTGTAATTATGTTATGAGCCTGGAAATTAACAAATATAATTGTCACAATATGCCATGCACTTTTTCCCGAAAAGGACAGGTTGAACGGTTAAATATATTTATCAGGAATGAGTTTATTTCATGCATTATACCAATCTACTGATTATATACTTTTGATAGACTCTAGAGATTGTGAACTTTTAATATTGATTTAAACGTGAGTAAACTATGGCGGAAGAAATGGCTTCTAAAGATGAGGAATTGGAAGAATCATTTGACACCACCAGTTCCATCGAAGTGCCTAAACTATTGATCGACCAGATCATTGGTCAGGATCATGCGGTGGAGGTTGTCAAGAAAGCTGCAAGTCAGAGGAGACATGTTATGATGATCGGTACTCCTGGTACCGGTAAATCCATGCTTGCAAAGGCAATGGCTGAATTGCTTCCAAAGGAGGAACTGCAGGATATCCTTGCATATCCCAATGTTGAAGACAACAACAATCCACGTATCCGTACCGTTCCTGCCGGAAAGGGCAGGGAGATTGTTATGGCTCATAAAATGGAGGCCAGAAAGAAATCCCAATCAAGGAACATGTTGATGATGTTCCTTATTTTTGGTATTGTGATGTATTCTTTCTATGTGGGTCAACTTCTCTGGGGTATCATTGCAGCTATAATGATGCTGATTCTTAGCAGGCAATTTATGCCAAAAGAAGAAATGATGATCCCAAAGATGCTGGTTTCAAATTATGAACAGGACAATGCTCCATATATCGATGCCACCGGTACCCATGCAGGCGCCCTCCTTGGGGATGTCAGGCATGACCCATTCCAGTCAGGAGGACTGGAAACCCCGTCTCATGACAGGGTAGAGAGTGGAGATATTCACAAGTCCCACAAGGGTGTACTCTTCATTGATGAGATCAACACCCTCAGGATTGAATCCCAGCAGAGCCTGCTTACGGCAATCCAGGAGAAAGAATATCCGATTACAGGTCAGTCAGAGCGCAGTTCAGGTGCCCTTGTGAAAACAGAACCGGTTCCATGTGACTTTATAATGGTAGCTGCAGGTAATCTGGATGCTGTGGAAAAAATGCATCCTGCACTCAGGTCACGTATAAAGGGTTATGGATATGAGCTCTACATGCGTGAATCCATGGAAGACAATGCTGGTAACCGCAAGTATCTTGTTCGGTTTGTGGCACAGGAAGTTAAGCGGGACGGACATATACCCGATTTTGATCAGTCCGCAGTTGATGAAGTCATTCAGGAAGCACGCAGGCGGGCCGGAAGAAAAGGCCATCTAACTTTGAAATTGCGTGATCTTGGAGGACTTGTGAGAGTAGCAGGAGATATTGCACATGCTGAGGGTACAAAGATAACCTCTGCAAAACATGTACTTGCTGCCAAGAAAATGGCACGCTCCATAGAACAACAGCTTGCTGACAGTTATCTGGAAAGGAGAAAGGATTACCAGTTGTTTTCCAAGAAGGGTTCTGCTGTAGGTAAGGTCAATGGCCTTGCTGTGATGGGAGGAGATTCTGGAATAGTCTTGCCTATAATGGCAGAAGTAACTCCTCCGCAATCACATGCTGAAGGCAAAGTAATTGCCACCGGTATGCTCAAGGATATTGCCAAGGAAGCCGTTCTTAATGTGTCAGCTGTGATCAAAAAGGTGACAGGCGAGAATATAATGAATAGGGATATTCATATCCAGTTTGTCGGTACCTATGAAGGAGTTGAGGGAGACAGTGCTTCTGTGTCCATTGCAACGGCCGTAATTTCGGCACTTGAAGGTATACCTATTGATCAGAGTGTTGCGATGACAGGTTCCCTTTCTGTAAGGGGCGATGTATTGCCGGTGGGCGGTGTAACCTACAAGATCGAAGCCGCAGCCCAGGGTGGAATTAAAAAAGTTATTATACCCTGGACTAATAAGGATGATGTGTTGATTGAAGAAGCTTACAAGGATCAGGTTGAAATAATTCCTGTCAAAACAATATCCGAAGTTATAGAGCACAGTCTTGTGGGCACCAATAAGGAAGGAATTCGGGAAAAACTCAAGGAGCTGACAGATATGAAAGTTGATCTGGAAATTCCCGAATCCGTGCCCGGTTAAACAATACTTACAGGGAATCCAGTAAATGAGAGAATCAGAATTTCATGATGTGAGGTGGATAGAGGGTGAATCAACTTCTATCCTTCTCGACAACGGGAAAATAGAGGACATAAACACAAACTATGGAAATGGTTGTGGTGTACGTGCTCTTTGTGGCGGTTCATGGGGTTATACTTCATCTGAAGGGGTCGATGGTATTGATGCTGCAATAAATGCAGCTATAGAGTTGGCTTCTGATGTGAATAAACACAGTCCAAGAGAAAAAGTAACTCTTGCATCTTACTGTGAACCCAATGTCGACAATTTACCGTATATAAAGGAAGATCCCCGGGATGTCCCGGTTGAAGAAAAGGTTGAGTTGTTGAAAGACCTTTCCAATAATGCTTCATGCAAGGGAACTAGCAGTACATCCGCATCATACTCCGAATCCACCTTAAAGGTTCATTATACAAATTCTGAAGGTGCGGATTGCGAATATGAACTTACTAGAGTGGGATTTGCAATTTCAGCTATTGCTTCAGATGGTGCATCTTATCAGGTAGGAAGAGAAAGCAACTTTGACGTATGCGGTTATGAAATGTTCCGTGACCCTGGAATTCTGGAAAAGGCACAATCTGCCGGAAAGACAGCTGTGGATTTGCTGGGTGCCCGTCAGGCAAAAGGTGGCAAAGGTCCTGTAATTCTTGATCCTGAGCTTGCCGGAGTATTTGCCCATGAAGCAGTTGGGCATGCTTCAGAAGCCGATCTTGTGCTGGAAGGAAGTTCAATTCTGGCAGATAGAATAGGTGAAGAAATAGCTTCACCATTTGTCAATATCATAGATGACCCTACTCTTCATAAATTCGGTTACTATCCCTTTGATGCAGAAGGAATGCAATCTCATAAAACAGATATTATTAAGGATGGAGTATTGAACTCCTATCTGCATTCCAGAGAAACTGCAGGTAAACTTGGTGGTACATCAGGTAACAGTCGCAGTCAGGGATATTCTGCACCTGTTGTCAGAATGAGTAATACATATGTTGACAACGGAAATTCAAATCTTGATGAAATGCTGGAAGAACTGGGTGACGGAATATACCTTGCGGGTACCCGTGGAGGACAGGTTAATACAGGTGAAGGAATCTTCCAGTTCAATGCAGAAAAAGGTTATATTGTGGAAAATGGGGAAATCGGAGACCTTGTGCGTGATGTCTCCCTGTCTGGTAATACTCTGGAAATCCTGAAAAATGTTTTACTGGTAGGAAATGATCTTAAAATGCATTCGGGTAGATGTGGTAAAAGCGGTCAGGCAGTTCCGGTATCAGATGGCTCTCCCCATCTTCTTATTTCAGATGCCCTTGTGGGAGGTGTCCAGTAATGCAGAATTATGATATTGGCAACAAAGTCCTTGAATTTGCCAATAAATATGGAGCAGATGAGGCTGAGGTCTTCATCTCAGCAAATCAAGTGACTTCTGCAAGTGTCCGTCGCAACCTTATTGAAAGTGCCAGGAATCAACAAAGTCGGGGATTGGGGGTAAGGGTTGTTAAAGATGGTGCAGTGGGATTTGCAAGTACTAACATTTTCAATCGGCTTGAAGAAACTGTGAAAAGTGCGATTGCAATGGCCAAGGTACGCGATTCAGATGAAGATTGGAAAAACCTGCCTTCAAATGGTAAATATCCTTCCGTAAATGGCATTTTCAGTAAAAAAGTCAATGAACTTGAGCTTGAGGATTGCATCTCCCTGACAAAGGAAATGATTGATGGTGTTTGTTCTTTTAGCGACATAATAGCTCCCTCAGGCTCTTTTTCTCGTATGATTTCCAACCAGCTTATCATGAACACTAACGGTGTTGAAGTTGAGGAAAAGGGCACTGCAGTATCAGGTTTTATTGATGTGATCACAACTTCCGACCTTCCATCTACAGCATACGATTTTCGTATATCCCGGGATATGGATATTGATTTTTATGGAATCGGGAAAGAAGCCGCAAACCTGGCCAATTCCTGCAAAAATGGTGTTTCTGTGGAAAGTGGACAGAAGGATGTTGTATTTCATCCCTTTGCCTTTTCGGACATAATGGAATCTTCATTCTTATCTTCAATAGAAGCGGATAATATACAGAAAGGCAGATCCAGCCTAACGGGAAAATTGAACACCGATATTGCATCCCGAGGTCTTACAGTAACTGATGACGGTATCCTGAATGGAGGTATTGCATCTTCGGTTTCTGATGATGAGGGTACTCCTTCACAATCCACCGGCATAATCAAAGATGGTTTACTCAAGTCTTACATCTATGATTCCTATACTGCTGGTAAGGAAGGAAGATCCAGTACCGGCAATGCTGTCAGAGGTTCATATACCTCCACGCCAGGGGTTGGCACACGCAATGTTGTCTTTGATCATCCAGCATCTGATATAATTTCTGAGATAAAAGATGGAGTATTTGTTACAAATGTAATAGGTGCACATACTGCAAATCCAATATCCGGGGATTTTTCAGTGGAAGCTCGTAATGCATTTGCGATTAAGGATGGCCAGATAGAAAAACCTATCAAGTCCCTTATGGTGTCAGGCAATATTTTTGAATTGCTCAGAAACGTGAAAGGTGCCGGAGATGATGTCCGGATGGTTGGTAGTATTATTACCCCTTCAATATGGGTATCTAATATGAATGTGATAGGCTGACTGCTGATTTTAATCAGTAATCATTATATATAACCCTCTCTAACTATGTATATACAAAATCAAATACCAAAAGTTTTCAAATTTACTTGATAAATACTGTTTAGATGTAACTATAATAACAGGTGTCAATATGACAGATGAGGGGATAAGGACAAAAATTCTTGTAGTCGACGATGAGCCCGATAATGTCGAATTACTTACGGCTTATCTATTGAATGATTATGACATTATTCCTGCTTACAGTGGTAGTGAAGCACTGGACATACTGAAATCCTGTGAGGATGACCTGCCGG harbors:
- a CDS encoding TldD/PmbA family protein; the protein is MQNYDIGNKVLEFANKYGADEAEVFISANQVTSASVRRNLIESARNQQSRGLGVRVVKDGAVGFASTNIFNRLEETVKSAIAMAKVRDSDEDWKNLPSNGKYPSVNGIFSKKVNELELEDCISLTKEMIDGVCSFSDIIAPSGSFSRMISNQLIMNTNGVEVEEKGTAVSGFIDVITTSDLPSTAYDFRISRDMDIDFYGIGKEAANLANSCKNGVSVESGQKDVVFHPFAFSDIMESSFLSSIEADNIQKGRSSLTGKLNTDIASRGLTVTDDGILNGGIASSVSDDEGTPSQSTGIIKDGLLKSYIYDSYTAGKEGRSSTGNAVRGSYTSTPGVGTRNVVFDHPASDIISEIKDGVFVTNVIGAHTANPISGDFSVEARNAFAIKDGQIEKPIKSLMVSGNIFELLRNVKGAGDDVRMVGSIITPSIWVSNMNVIG